In one window of Prevotella sp. E13-17 DNA:
- the ilvB gene encoding biosynthetic-type acetolactate synthase large subunit gives MKDRITGAKALMRALQAEGVKTIFGYPGGSIMPTYDALFDYTRGEKKCFDHILVRHEQGATHAAEGYARVSGEVGVVLVTSGPGVTNTLTGIADAMMDSTPIVVIAGQVPTSALGTDFFQEVDLVGVSQPISKWSYQIRHAADVAWAVSRAFYIARTGRPGPVVLDFTKNAQTELTDWEPAKCNFIRSYVPYPTLDKEAVRQAADLINHAKRPLALVGQGVELGNAQEELKCFLEKADIPAGRTMLGLSALPSNHPLNVGMLGMHGNYAVNLKEQECDVLIAIGMRFSDRVTGSLKTYAKQAKIIHLDIDRSEIDKNVKTHVAVVANCKESLPALTALVEEANHKDWRASFHELNEKERLKVIEPAIHPTDGPLRMGEVVNAVALQAKDDAVLVTDVGQNQLFATRYFKYHHKRSICTSGGLGTMGYGMPAAIGATFGAPHRQVCCFMGDGGFQMNIQELGTIMEQKAPVKMILLNNHYLGNVRQWQDMFWMRRKSFTKMMNPCYEAIAQGYGIAYKAVTDRKNLEAAISQMFATDGPFILECAIKEDDDVLPMTPPGMSVEQMKLEV, from the coding sequence ATGAAAGACAGAATAACAGGAGCAAAGGCGCTGATGCGCGCACTACAGGCCGAAGGTGTAAAAACCATCTTCGGTTATCCAGGTGGTTCAATCATGCCAACCTATGATGCCCTTTTTGATTATACTCGAGGCGAGAAGAAATGCTTCGATCACATATTAGTGCGCCACGAGCAAGGTGCCACCCATGCCGCTGAGGGCTATGCCCGCGTCAGTGGCGAGGTGGGTGTCGTTTTAGTTACGAGTGGTCCTGGTGTCACCAACACACTGACGGGTATTGCCGATGCCATGATGGACTCCACACCTATCGTTGTCATCGCAGGTCAAGTACCAACAAGTGCACTGGGTACCGACTTCTTCCAGGAGGTGGACTTGGTTGGCGTGTCGCAACCTATCTCGAAGTGGAGCTATCAGATACGACATGCGGCCGATGTAGCATGGGCGGTGAGTCGTGCATTCTATATTGCTCGCACAGGCCGCCCCGGTCCGGTGGTGCTCGACTTCACGAAAAATGCCCAAACCGAACTGACAGACTGGGAACCGGCCAAGTGCAACTTTATCCGCTCTTACGTGCCCTATCCGACATTAGACAAAGAAGCTGTACGACAGGCTGCCGACCTTATTAATCATGCTAAGCGACCCTTGGCTTTGGTGGGACAGGGCGTGGAACTTGGCAACGCGCAAGAGGAACTTAAGTGCTTTCTTGAGAAAGCCGATATCCCTGCTGGCCGTACCATGCTGGGACTCTCGGCCCTGCCTTCCAATCACCCGCTGAATGTGGGCATGCTGGGCATGCATGGCAACTATGCCGTCAACCTGAAGGAGCAAGAGTGCGATGTACTTATTGCCATTGGCATGCGCTTCAGCGACCGCGTTACAGGTAGTCTAAAGACCTATGCCAAACAAGCTAAGATTATACATCTGGATATCGACCGCTCAGAGATTGACAAGAACGTGAAGACCCACGTTGCTGTCGTGGCCAACTGCAAGGAGTCGTTACCCGCATTGACGGCATTGGTAGAGGAAGCCAACCACAAAGACTGGCGCGCCTCGTTCCACGAACTCAACGAGAAAGAGCGCCTGAAAGTTATAGAACCAGCCATTCATCCCACCGACGGACCATTACGAATGGGTGAGGTGGTCAACGCAGTGGCTCTGCAGGCCAAAGACGATGCCGTGCTGGTCACCGACGTCGGTCAGAATCAACTCTTTGCCACCCGTTATTTCAAATACCATCACAAGCGCAGCATCTGCACCAGTGGCGGTTTGGGCACGATGGGTTATGGAATGCCTGCTGCCATCGGAGCCACATTCGGTGCCCCTCATCGACAGGTGTGCTGCTTCATGGGAGATGGAGGATTCCAGATGAACATTCAGGAACTGGGCACCATTATGGAGCAGAAAGCTCCTGTAAAGATGATACTGCTGAACAACCACTACTTAGGCAATGTACGCCAATGGCAAGACATGTTCTGGATGCGCCGCAAATCGTTCACGAAGATGATGAATCCCTGCTACGAGGCAATTGCGCAGGGCTACGGCATTGCATACAAAGCTGTCACCGACCGCAAGAACCTTGAAGCAGCCATCAGTCAGATGTTTGCCACCGATGGTCCTTTCATTCTGGAGTGTGCCATCAAGGAAGACGATGACGTGCTGCCAATGACACCGCCAGGCATGAGTGTAGAACAGATGAAGTTGGAGGTCTAA
- the ilvN gene encoding acetolactate synthase small subunit — protein MKNEEYIKGSKLYTLLVYSENVAGLLNQITAVFTRRQVNIESLNVSASSIEGVHKYTITAWSTEDQIKIITHQIEKKIDVVKANYFTDDQLFIREAGLYKLSTEKVLANPEISRTVRRYDATITEVNPTYTIVMKSGQTDAIIELFRALDAFDCVLQYTRSGRIAVTRGTQEQVSEFLEEREHAYSAN, from the coding sequence ATGAAGAATGAAGAATATATAAAGGGGAGTAAACTCTACACACTCCTAGTCTATTCCGAGAACGTGGCGGGACTGCTGAACCAGATCACTGCCGTGTTCACTCGCCGACAGGTCAACATTGAGAGTCTAAACGTTTCGGCCAGCAGTATTGAGGGTGTACACAAGTACACCATCACCGCTTGGAGCACCGAAGACCAGATCAAGATAATAACTCATCAGATTGAGAAGAAGATTGATGTGGTCAAGGCCAACTATTTCACCGACGACCAGCTGTTTATCCGTGAAGCAGGTCTATACAAGCTCTCTACAGAAAAGGTGCTGGCCAACCCCGAGATATCGCGTACTGTGCGCCGTTATGATGCCACTATCACGGAGGTAAACCCCACCTATACCATAGTCATGAAGAGCGGTCAGACGGATGCCATCATCGAACTATTCCGCGCACTCGACGCCTTCGATTGTGTACTGCAATACACACGTAGCGGTCGTATCGCAGTGACACGTGGCACACAAGAGCAAGTGAGCGAGTTCCTGGAAGAAAGAGAGCATGCCTATAGCGCAAACTAA
- a CDS encoding acyl-[acyl-carrier-protein] thioesterase translates to MNKMEKIGKYDFMAEPFHCDFSGHLFMGHLGNHMLNAADFHSTARGFGMKYLMTIQRSWVLSRLAIEMTEMPSQYTKFSVETWVENAMKFFTSRNFKVVGDNGHVYGYGRSIWAMIDTESRQPTDIFAIDNGAINNWIEADYPCPIDKGGRVKMSADAQLVHTINTYYNDVDINGHINSVKYIEHVLDLWSIEWYQAHAIRRFEIAYVAESHAGDTLSFYREQTGENEFCVRIVRTDGTECCRAKVTFAS, encoded by the coding sequence ATAAATAAAATGGAGAAAATAGGAAAATACGATTTTATGGCAGAACCCTTCCACTGTGACTTCAGTGGACACCTTTTCATGGGGCATCTAGGCAATCACATGCTTAATGCTGCCGACTTCCACTCGACAGCTCGTGGCTTCGGCATGAAATATCTCATGACCATCCAGCGCTCGTGGGTGCTGTCGCGCTTAGCCATTGAGATGACCGAGATGCCTAGCCAGTACACCAAGTTCAGCGTAGAAACCTGGGTAGAGAATGCCATGAAGTTCTTTACCAGCCGCAACTTCAAGGTCGTGGGCGACAATGGCCACGTTTATGGCTACGGCCGCTCTATCTGGGCCATGATAGACACTGAGAGCAGGCAGCCTACAGACATCTTTGCAATAGACAACGGTGCCATCAACAACTGGATTGAAGCAGACTACCCCTGCCCCATTGACAAGGGAGGACGTGTAAAGATGAGCGCCGACGCTCAACTCGTACACACCATTAACACCTATTATAATGATGTGGACATCAACGGTCACATCAACTCGGTGAAGTATATCGAACACGTGCTCGACCTATGGTCCATTGAGTGGTATCAGGCGCACGCCATCCGTCGTTTCGAGATAGCCTATGTGGCAGAGTCGCACGCTGGTGACACACTGTCGTTCTATCGCGAGCAGACGGGCGAGAATGAATTCTGCGTTCGCATTGTTCGCACCGATGGTACCGAATGCTGTCGTGCAAAAGTAACTTTTGCTTCCTAG
- a CDS encoding GNAT family N-acetyltransferase yields MVRKAERKDTGRIIELLHQVNMVHHNLRPDLFKPHTTKYSETELAELMDDQSKPIFVFDNGKVLGHAFCQVTETINHKLLEDIKTLYIDDICVDETARGQHVGKALYEYVYQYAKSIGCHNITLNVWDGNLSALAFYRSMGMSIQKTGMEQILE; encoded by the coding sequence ATGGTTAGAAAAGCTGAGAGAAAAGACACAGGACGAATCATCGAGCTATTGCACCAGGTGAACATGGTGCATCACAACCTGCGCCCTGACCTGTTTAAACCCCACACCACAAAATACAGTGAAACAGAACTGGCAGAATTGATGGACGACCAAAGCAAACCGATCTTCGTATTCGACAACGGCAAAGTGTTGGGACATGCTTTCTGTCAGGTAACAGAGACAATAAATCACAAGTTGCTTGAAGACATCAAGACACTTTACATCGATGACATCTGTGTAGATGAAACAGCACGCGGACAGCACGTTGGCAAAGCGCTCTATGAATATGTGTATCAATATGCCAAATCGATTGGATGCCACAACATCACACTCAACGTATGGGATGGCAACCTTTCAGCACTGGCATTCTACCGAAGTATGGGAATGAGCATCCAGAAAACAGGTATGGAGCAGATATTGGAATAG